ATCAACTCGAAATTCTTCCCCAGATCCTGCAAGAAGGCATTCTATTTGCTGGTTCAGGATCCGCTTTGTTACTCCAGGCGGCCTTCCCCGGAATCAGAAATCGAACTAGTGATACCCATAATGCCAGCAACGGCCACAGCAGCAACCTGGCGACAGAGCTAGGTGACGCCCTCCAGGCGAATCTCAGCTACATTGCCTGCCTGGTGTTTGGCAcacgagaagagaagaagactCTGTTAGAACTCATCAGCCAAGGGCAGCCACCTCTCCGCGGGAGTGAGAACTTCTCCTCCCACCGACCGACCCAGCTCTGGGTCGCCGCGACGCTCTACGCGACCGCGACCGATTTCTACCAGCGCGTCTACGGCCTCGTCAACTACACCACAGCCGAGAAGGCATACGCAGAGTTTACAATCCTCATGCATGCCATGGGCCTACCATCGGGTACTTGGCCTGAGAACCGCCAGGCATTCTGGAAGTACTGGGACGACCAAGTGGAGCAGTTGACCGTCACAGCAGACGCACACAAATTTGCGCAGGATCTTCTGCATCGCACCGATTATCCGCGTTGGGTATCAGTGATGAAACCGTTTTTGCGGGTCCTCACGATTGAGATGTTGCCACCACGCATTAGAGAGGCTTACGGGCTTAAATCGACATTTGGTACTCGGGGATTGTATCGGACCACTATGGGGTTCTCGGTAGCGGTGTACCCTGCATTACCGACCTCTACACGGGGGTATCCACTGCGTTATTATTTGCAAGAATTACGAAAGCATATGAATGTCGTGTAGATACGATACTTGGTACTTGTGTTCTTATCTTTTGTCGTAGCGCACCGACGTCACCCAATGGTGCTTGGAGCGGGATCTGAATGAAATTAATGAAACAACCCGGAGTGAAAATCTCTGTCATGCACGTGCGCCGCGatctaatataatctacAGATTAATAATGAGCTAAATGTCTTGTTTTGCGCTTGAGATCCCTGTCGATTTGATTTGAACGATAAGACCAAACTGCACTATGCGCGGCACATTACAGGGATGCGAAACTAGGGCCaggttaaaaaaaaaaaataaaaataaaggacCATTTCATGTATTTAGATCGCTATGTGAGCAAGATTATTGTAAAGAACAAGAGCACTAGGCGTCCAGTCATCCATCTAGGCATGAAGGACACTGCTTGCATGAGAACATAAGCCTATGATAACCGTCTAGGCATCAAAAGGCTGCTTTCGTAACATCATTAAACCAAGGATCCCAACAGTCCAGCCAAAAGTTTCGAAACATTATCCACAAGCTGGAAAAGTTATTAGCATTCACTACTCATAATCCTGTGTTTAGCGCTAAGCCTACCGGTGACGCAGCATCAATAAGAGTGGTCGTCTCATTGACGAATTTAGGTGTCAAGAGACCGTCGGCATTATCGACGATACCCTGCAACTTATCGATGTTCTCGCTCGAAAGGAGTTTCTGTAGGTTCTTGGGAGTGTCTCCGCCCAGAAGAACAGCACCGCCCTTGACGATTGTTTGAATGTCATTGAGAGTGTCTGTGCTCAGGAGCTCCTTGACCGCGTCGATGAGCGCAGGCAGCTCCGAGAGGAGACCACCATCCGGCGCAGGTGCTGCTACCGGGTTGGGTCTGGGAGTCGCAAGGGCGAGGGGAGCCGCAAAAACAAGGTACTTGAAGAAACGCATTTTTGTGCTTGTAGAATGATATTCAGGGTCTGAACGAATGACTTGTAGAGGGTATGAGATCCTGAAGAGAGATGTTGATCTGTGGAAAAGATCACCGACTACTGTGGTCGTCTAAACTTATATGTAGCTATGGGAGCCCAGCAAACTTGTTTTTCTATGAATACGAAACAAAGACAACCCCGCCTGCACCTTAATCTATGGCGTTCCAAATTTCTAGCTGGTTGCCCCATATTAAAGTCTGGACAAGGAGGATATACTACCTAAAAGTGTATCCATGTCTGGATAGCGAATACTACATACGGCTGAATCTACCCTCTGATTCGACAGGTGTTAGTTGTTCTCCAATCCCGGTCTGGACTTTGAGATCGTCGATTGACTTTTACTGTCCCCGTTGTTTCGCGTTGATGCCCGCTTTTTACTTTCACCCGAGGCTCAAGTAAGTTGTCCCCGTtgggagaagatccagcTTGCAAGGAAGGGAAACCCCATCCATGTGAATTTGCCTCTGCATCGGTTTCGTATGAGTCAATGGCTGTTATACCCCTCTTTCGCTACCAAATGATTCTACAAATTAATCTTCGCAAGGATTCGGTGGTAGTAACATTCGAGGCTGGGCAAGAACTGGAGACTCCAGACGACCCCGCATGGAATTAGGGCTCCGCTAAAAAGCTGCCACTGTCGATCACTTCGGGGAATCCCCTCCACTCGCCCAATCAGACCCTACAATTTATATAGCATCGCGAcgctttcctttttcatcctCGGGCCGAGAGATACATGTGATACTTTTGATCTGATCTCTGAACCTTGATCTGATCTTGTTGATGGTGAATACCCTCACAACATCGTTGCAATGAGATCAGGATATTGACTCGTATCAACGGTGGAGTCCACTCGGAAGGGATAACCCCAGCTAATTTTAGTAGTACGACCCCAATCGACACTCAAAAATTCGAATATGGGGTAGTACCCGATCAAAGAGACCCGTTCGGAGTTGATATCCGCTTTCATATGATTCTAGGGACTATCAGGTACACCGAACAGATTAAAAGTCCCACTCCTATCCCCACCCGAAGCTTGTTTAGTCTGTGCTTGCAGCCAGTCTGTCGTATTCCCACTTGGTCAATTAATCTAATACGACACTAATCACAGGGACCACAGACGCCACCGCCAGGGTTGTAATTGAACTACGATGCAGATACCCAAACAACATTCCGTCATTTCCATAGCTTATCATTCTCACTTCGGTCATAAATTCATGTCGATCACAGCGCCAATGCTACCCCGAGCACCCCCAAGGCCCCCATCCCCCCCAGTACCAACCCACCCGTCGGCTTAGCTGCTGCCGCGGCCATTCCTGATGATGTTGTGGACGATGCGCCACCGTCTTTCGTGCTCTCGGCGGTAGCCTTTGCAGGGGCGTACTTGCCCGTCGTCGCTGTCAATGCACCGTCggacatctccttcttcacctcgGACATGTAGCTCTTGACGTCACTGGGGAGAGCAAGGTACCAGGAGGGGGTGTTCCCGGCATCGATTTCGCTGGCAAGGGCGCTTCTCTGAGCTGGGACAACCAGCTGAGCCAGCGCCGAGGGAGGCACATTCTTAATGATCTCCGGGATAAGGGAgcgtggaggaggagagataTTATCCAAGTTGGCAGACCCCGTAGGCATCGTAAGCGTGACCGATTTTCTGCCATAGTCAGTACACCAATTCTCATAAACACCAGAACAGCAAGAACATACAAGGCTTGGCCCAGCGCAGACCAATTGACCGAATCAGTGGTTGTCGGACCAGCATCACGCTTTTCGGGCGCTGCCAACACCGTAGCAGAAAGGCAAGCGAGCAACCACGCGAACTTCATTTTTGCGACCTGGTTTGATAGACAGAGAATTGGGTGGGCACATACGATGAGATGAGACGATGGGCGATGGGCGAAAGTTAAATAGTGAAACGAGTCTTTCATGTGCCTGGCAGGGCGGAGAAATAATTCATTTTATGCGAAAGTTCAACTTGTACCCGAGATCCGGAGTGGAGGGTTAGTGTTGGTGTCAATGATCGTCGTTGAGCCGAGTTATGTCCTAACTTTCGCCCTGACGCTACCACGGTCTGGAATCTGGAACCCGCTCCCTGGTCCTATTTTTTGGTGTACTTTGTTTCATCCTCTGTATTATCCCAAAGTCGGTCTTTTTTCTGTTACAAATGGGAGTATTGGCGGTTTTGTATGTGTAGCGTGTGTCTGCTTTTTGGGGTTATTCGGCGGGATGGCTTCTTTTCGTTCAATTGATAAAGGGTTCCTTCCCCTAGAGAGTCATTATTCGATTGTTTGAAGTGTTATCTTCAATCGAAATGGAGTTCTTCCCGTTCCTAGTGTTCTATATGTGGTTTGAATATGCAGCAGATGCAACAAAGCATGTTCCTCCTTCGATCCAAAAGCCAAGCACCAAAAGGTAGAGTAAAGCAGCTTAATTACTAAACTATGCTTAAATTGGTGATAGAAAGCCAAGATCTAACAGATCTACAGAAGCTCTCTAAAGCAAAAGCAGAATAAAAGGAGATGGTCGAAACTAGTCGCATAAGATCGGACCCTAGAAGATCGAGATACGATTTGGAGCAACTATTGCTAGTATCTGGAGAACTGCCAGCGCTAGTACGGTCCGCGGCCCGAGAGCTTCTGGTCGCAGTATGCACAGATCGGGGAAGTAATGCGTGGAATAATGATCGTCGGCTGGTCCGATTACTTATAGTCACTCTGAAGACGAAAACAAGCCCATTATTGTTTTagagaaaagatgaagaaactCTAGAACCTGAATCTGCTGAACTTCTTCCACCGATCAAGAATGGGAAAATAGGACCTTGATATAGCCTGCGATTGCAGTTCATTGATGTCCATCTCACACCTTTTCGTCGATGCCAAGTAGGGTACGGGTGTCAGCATTAAAGTTCAGACCCTTGATGTGTCTGTATGACTTTTTCTCTGACCGTCTCACACAATGTACGCTAACGGCCCTTTAGATTTGCTTCGATTTCTAATCTTAGCTAGAATTGTATCCTTCCAGTCTAGGGGAAGGTCTCTTTCTTCTAGACATCCTCATGCCAACCGGATCGCGAATGACTTTCTTGCCGGTACCTTCCTCACTGGCTAGTTGATTCTCACCTGATGAAAATGGGGTATTTCGATAAATGAAATGCACAAGGAATACTGCGTTTtggctaaaaaaaaataaataaaaaagattgGAGGTATAGATATTGTCCTAGCCCATGGATATGATTTATCGCGGCCCTTCTTCCTTATTGTCCCGGTGCTGCTGCTCGCGCGATTTATAGCCAGGTCTCAGCCAACACCAGGTCTTCTTCGATTTGTTTGATTGATATTGTACAAGCAAGCAGAAAAATATTCAAAGCTTGGTACAAAGCAATAGAACAAAGTTCGCAGGAAGACCGAGCAGAACATCCATAGAGCTGCGCCTGATGCCAAGGTGCAAATCACGGTAAATGATAGATGTATGAAGGAAATGTGGTCCTATTCCTTTGAACTATTTAAGGGTTATGTCTGCTTAAATACCCCATCCAGAACTTCTTGTTCAATGTTTGTTGTTCCTGTTTCTTTGCCGCTAGATCATGCGGCATGCCACTGTGGATATATGTCACAAGTAgtattcttttctatataattctagtaaAAACTATACTCGTTGCAAGCACCTTGATGACTTATAATGTATTGATCGAGGCTAACTAACTAAGAAAAACTGACTGCatagtaaattattaagtataaaataaacataAACAAACTGTAAACCGGTAACCAGAATAATATGATCAAAAAATGGATGGTTTCAA
The sequence above is a segment of the Aspergillus flavus chromosome 4, complete sequence genome. Coding sequences within it:
- a CDS encoding uncharacterized protein (uncharacterized protein conserved in bacteria-domain containing protein), translated to MSLDEKKSPDQISQTPSASSDSSRLEALDQLEILPQILQEGILFAGSGSALLLQAAFPGIRNRTSDTHNASNGHSSNLATELGDALQANLSYIACLVFGTREEKKTLLELISQGQPPLRGSENFSSHRPTQLWVAATLYATATDFYQRVYGLVNYTTAEKAYAEFTILMHAMGLPSGTWPENRQAFWKYWDDQVEQLTVTADAHKFAQDLLHRTDYPRWVSVMKPFLRVLTIEMLPPRIREAYGLKSTFGTRGLYRTTMGFSVAVYPALPTSTRGYPLRYYLQELRKHMNVV